A genome region from Carya illinoinensis cultivar Pawnee chromosome 2, C.illinoinensisPawnee_v1, whole genome shotgun sequence includes the following:
- the LOC122296333 gene encoding uncharacterized protein LOC122296333 produces the protein MVDVDRRMTGLNPAHLAGLRRLSARAAAPSPASSLPVRNGLISFSSLADKVITHLQNSGTQVQHGLSDAEFALAEAEFGFAFPPDLRAVLSAGLPVGPGFPDWRAAGARLHLRSSLDLPIAAISLQIARNTLWSKSWGLRPSDPEKALRVARNALKRAPLLIPIFNHCYIPCNPCLAGNPIFFVDENRIFCCGLDLSDFFERESLFRSSQSDPQVLKRQRSVSEKSAGSSSYFPRRSLDTGLGSTGARTPRWVEFWSDAAVDRRRRNSSSSSSSSPERFFDMPRSEIPEWVDGYMEQIGSVLRGGGWSESDISEIVQVSSSGFFEGGEMVLLDNQAVLDALLLKADRFSDSLRKAGWSAEEVSDALGFDFRREKERKPVKKLSPELAERIGKLAESVYRS, from the coding sequence ATGGTCGACGTTGACCGGAGAATGACCGGTCTGAACCCGGCCCATTTAGCCGGTCTCCGCCGTCTCTCTGCTCGAGCCGCTGCACCTTCTCCAGCCTCGTCCCTTCCTGTTCGCAACGGTCTCATTTCGTTCTCTTCTCTAGCCGACAAAGTCATAACCCATCTTCAGAATTCGGGGACCCAGGTACAGCACGGGCTCTCCGACGCCGAGTTTGCCCTTGCAGAAGCAGAGTTCGGTTTCGCATTCCCCCCTGACCTCCGCGCCGTACTCTCTGCCGGTTTACCCGTAGGCCCTGGATTTCCTGACTGGCGCGCCGCGGGAGCTCGGCTCCATCTTCGCTCTTCGCTCGACCTTCCCATCGCCGCTATTTCCTTACAGATTGCTAGGAACACTCTTTGGTCCAAGTCCTGGGGCCTCAGACCGTCCGACCCGGAAAAGGCTTTACGGGTTGCCCGGAATGCCCTCAAGAGAGCTCCCCTCTTGATTCCCATCTTCAACCATTGCTACATTCCTTGCAACCCGTGTTTAGCCGGAAACCCGATCTTCTTCGTGGACGAGAACCGTATCTTCTGTTGCGGTTTGGATCTTTCGGATTTCTTCGAGCGTGAATCTCTCTTCCGCAGCTCCCAGTCCGATCCTCAGGTTCTCAAAAGGCAAAGATCCGTGAGCGAGAAATCGGCCGGGTCGTCCTCATATTTCCCACGCAGAAGCCTGGACACGGGTCTGGGGTCGACAGGAGCGAGGACGCCAAGATGGGTAGAATTCTGGAGCGACGCCGCGGTCGATCGTCGCAGGAGAAACTCATCTTCGTCGTCGAGCTCATCCCCGGAGCGGTTCTTCGACATGCCCAGGTCCGAAATACCGGAATGGGTGGATGGGTATATGGAACAAATAGGATCCGTTTTGAGAGGCGGGGGATGGAGCGAGTCGGACATATCGGAAATCGTCCAAGTCTCGTCTTCCGGATTCTTCGAGGGAGGAGAAATGGTTTTACTAGATAACCAAGCGGTTCTCGACGCCCTGCTTTTGAAAGCGGATCGGTTCTCCGATTCCCTCCGAAAAGCCGGATGGAGCGCAGAAGAGGTCTCGGATGCGTTGGGTTTCGATTTTCGACGGGAGAAGGAGAGGAAACCGGTAAAGAAGCTGTCGCCGGAGCTCGCGGAAAGAATAGGGAAACTGGCTGAATCGGTTTACCGGTCATGA
- the LOC122296340 gene encoding uncharacterized protein LOC122296340 isoform X1: MPTPGAVLEVSTPMSLPPAQPPPLEQSQPPQAKTMISRLYKQHSWSPDAFREQAWLRRKGSSKNRRSKSVTDEDLDELKACIELGFGFDDSSSPEMDQRLSDTLPALGLYHAVNKHYNDTVSKSTTTVPSSSTVSERESTDPSPLGSTSPHNLFGTAGDNPQDVKTRLKQWAQVVGCSVRQSSS; the protein is encoded by the exons ATGCCCACCCCAGGGGCTGTGCTCGAGGTCTCCACCCCCATGTCGCTACCTCCCGCGCAACCTCCACCACTTGAACAATCGCAACCACCGCAGGCTAAGACGATGATATCTCGGCTGTACAAGCAGCACTCGTGGTCCCCGGACGCCTTCCGCGAGCAGGCGTGGCTTCGGCGCAAAGGAAGCAGCAAGAATCGCCGGAGCAAGAGCGTGACCGATGAGGATCTCGACGAACTCAAGGCCTGCATCGAGTTGGGTTTCGGCTTCGACGACTCGTCTTCGCCCGAGATGGATCAACGCTTATCCGACACTTTGCCTGCTCTTGGCCTTTACCACGCCGTCAACAAGCACTACAACGACACCGTCTCTAAGTCAACCACGACAGTGCCGTCTTCTTCCACGGTGTCCGAGCGCGAATCTACTGATCCGTCTCCCCTTGGTAGCACTAGTCCCCACAACCTCTTTGGCACCGctg GTGATAATCCGCAGGATGTGAAGACGAGGTTGAAGCAGTGGGCTCAGGTGGTTGGTTGTTCGGTGCGGCAAAGTTCAAGCTAA
- the LOC122296340 gene encoding uncharacterized protein LOC122296340 isoform X2, whose translation MPTPGAVLEVSTPMSLPPAQPPPLEQSQPPQAKTMISRLYKQHSWSPDAFREQAWLRRKGSSKNRRSKSVTDEDLDELKACIELGFGFDDSSSPEMDQRLSDTLPALGLYHAVNKHYNDTVSKSTTTVPSSSTVSERESTDPSPLGSTSPHNLFGTAGKSIGNWP comes from the exons ATGCCCACCCCAGGGGCTGTGCTCGAGGTCTCCACCCCCATGTCGCTACCTCCCGCGCAACCTCCACCACTTGAACAATCGCAACCACCGCAGGCTAAGACGATGATATCTCGGCTGTACAAGCAGCACTCGTGGTCCCCGGACGCCTTCCGCGAGCAGGCGTGGCTTCGGCGCAAAGGAAGCAGCAAGAATCGCCGGAGCAAGAGCGTGACCGATGAGGATCTCGACGAACTCAAGGCCTGCATCGAGTTGGGTTTCGGCTTCGACGACTCGTCTTCGCCCGAGATGGATCAACGCTTATCCGACACTTTGCCTGCTCTTGGCCTTTACCACGCCGTCAACAAGCACTACAACGACACCGTCTCTAAGTCAACCACGACAGTGCCGTCTTCTTCCACGGTGTCCGAGCGCGAATCTACTGATCCGTCTCCCCTTGGTAGCACTAGTCCCCACAACCTCTTTGGCACCGctg gtaaatcgatcggaaactgGCCGTGA